One Succinivibrio dextrinosolvens DNA window includes the following coding sequences:
- a CDS encoding ABC transporter permease, whose protein sequence is MTDVFSLGKNIFKSSKDPLNQKGNNMTEQALALKKNFFKFNIRDMGTLIGLVIIFAVFACLSPVFLTTPNLINIMQQSAINAIVALGMTLVIISAGIDLSVGPVAALSAVVCASLMVAGVPVVVALAGALIIGGLYGVFNGLLIAYAGLQPFIVTLGGLSLCRALALIYTGGNPIFGIPASFRAFINGSFLGIPTPIVIAALIAILLWVILNKTPLGEYIFAIGGNEEAARVCGVPVRKTKIAVYVISGVLASIAALILVGRLGAADPTLGNLWEMNAIAAAAIGGASLMGGKGSIFGTILGAIILGTLINGFTLLNIQSFYQLLATGIIIIVAMLVDRATRGK, encoded by the coding sequence ATGACGGACGTATTTTCATTAGGAAAGAATATCTTTAAGTCCAGTAAAGATCCGCTTAATCAAAAAGGTAATAATATGACAGAACAGGCTTTAGCATTGAAGAAAAATTTCTTTAAATTCAACATTAGAGACATGGGAACTCTAATTGGTCTGGTGATAATTTTTGCCGTGTTTGCGTGTTTATCACCTGTATTTTTAACTACCCCAAATCTTATAAATATTATGCAGCAGTCAGCGATAAATGCCATTGTTGCTTTGGGTATGACCTTGGTTATTATCTCTGCAGGAATTGATTTGTCTGTAGGTCCTGTTGCAGCTTTATCAGCTGTAGTCTGTGCATCTTTGATGGTGGCAGGTGTTCCTGTTGTAGTGGCTCTGGCAGGTGCTCTGATTATTGGTGGCTTATATGGTGTATTTAATGGTTTACTGATTGCTTATGCCGGACTTCAGCCATTTATTGTTACCTTAGGCGGTTTATCCCTATGCCGTGCTCTGGCTTTAATCTACACTGGCGGTAATCCAATTTTCGGTATTCCAGCTTCTTTCAGAGCATTTATCAATGGCTCATTCCTTGGAATTCCAACCCCAATTGTAATTGCCGCTCTGATTGCTATCCTGTTATGGGTTATTCTGAATAAAACTCCTTTAGGTGAGTATATTTTTGCAATTGGTGGAAATGAGGAAGCCGCACGTGTATGTGGTGTTCCTGTAAGAAAGACCAAGATTGCTGTATATGTTATTTCTGGTGTTTTAGCTTCAATTGCAGCTTTGATTCTTGTAGGTCGATTAGGTGCTGCTGATCCTACTCTAGGAAATCTCTGGGAGATGAATGCAATTGCAGCGGCCGCAATCGGAGGCGCTTCTCTTATGGGAGGAAAGGGAAGCATTTTTGGAACAATTCTTGGTGCAATTATTCTTGGTACTCTAATCAATGGCTTCACATTACTGAATATTCAGTCTTTCTACCAGCTACTGGCAACAGGTATAATTATCATTGTCGCAATGTTGGTTGATAGAGCTACTAGAGGAAAATAA
- a CDS encoding MurR/RpiR family transcriptional regulator, producing MAMMDPRTIGAHIRMKRPLLSGLELKVLDKIIARDEFSEETSIKEIALENQVSEAMIVKIAKKLDFSGYREFRSNLVLYRQLEVSRMFQDLSADDDMENLVTKVFRNSIQALEETMAILDIQAMKKCADLLATRKKILLFGLGGSAQIAFDFSHKLLRIGIGSYVLNDSHMMLMSAALCDVDSVVIGISHSGHTSDVVEALKLARSNGARTIAITNYAGSPICSYADIVLNSTSRGGTLLGENAASRIAQLNILDVLYVAIAQKDHKKSEENLSRTIAAIGNKRV from the coding sequence ATGGCAATGATGGATCCAAGAACTATAGGCGCTCATATCAGAATGAAGAGACCTCTTCTGTCGGGGCTGGAACTTAAAGTGCTTGATAAAATCATTGCCAGAGATGAATTTTCCGAAGAAACTTCCATAAAAGAAATTGCTCTAGAAAATCAGGTTTCAGAGGCAATGATTGTAAAAATAGCAAAGAAACTTGATTTTTCAGGGTACCGTGAGTTCCGCTCTAATCTTGTTCTATACAGACAGCTTGAAGTTTCAAGAATGTTTCAGGATTTAAGTGCCGATGATGATATGGAGAATCTTGTAACTAAGGTTTTCAGAAACTCTATTCAGGCACTTGAAGAAACCATGGCAATTCTTGATATTCAGGCAATGAAAAAATGTGCGGATTTGTTGGCAACCAGAAAAAAAATTCTTCTTTTTGGTCTTGGTGGCTCGGCTCAGATTGCGTTCGATTTTTCTCACAAACTTCTACGTATTGGTATTGGTTCTTATGTACTTAATGATTCGCATATGATGCTCATGTCTGCAGCTCTTTGCGATGTAGATAGTGTTGTGATAGGAATAAGCCATTCAGGGCATACTTCAGATGTTGTTGAAGCACTGAAACTGGCAAGATCAAATGGAGCAAGAACTATTGCCATAACAAATTATGCTGGTTCTCCTATCTGCAGTTATGCTGATATTGTGCTTAATTCAACGTCAAGAGGCGGTACTTTACTTGGAGAAAATGCAGCATCACGAATTGCTCAGTTAAACATTCTTGATGTTTTGTATGTAGCTATAGCTCAGAAGGATCACAAAAAATCAGAGGAAAATTTATCTAGGACAATCGCAGCTATTGGAAATAAACGCGTATAA
- a CDS encoding ribokinase, giving the protein MKKIVVAGSLNYDIFVEAPRRPLKGETLTGYKWYPKFGGKGGNQALSAAKCGCNVIMVGALGNDSFGKSMRNVLTSHKVDTSYLQNCEKTGSGISVAIMDDDGDYGAVIVGGANVQIDNSVFSNETLWKDVGMLILQNEVAEETNLIAAREAKKRGIKVCINAAPVKVMNPELLKMIDILVVNEVEATSICKIKVDSLHSALDACLQLVKDFPYVVVTAGGNGVAYAASDGSKGTVEALKITLISTHGAGDCFVGALCSRLVNNESIAESVIFANKIAAEHVSTTHEDLVLN; this is encoded by the coding sequence ATGAAAAAAATAGTTGTTGCAGGAAGTCTAAATTACGACATTTTTGTTGAGGCTCCTAGAAGACCTTTAAAAGGTGAAACTTTAACTGGTTACAAATGGTATCCAAAATTTGGAGGTAAAGGCGGTAATCAGGCTTTATCTGCAGCCAAATGCGGTTGTAACGTTATTATGGTAGGTGCCTTAGGTAACGATAGCTTTGGTAAATCCATGCGTAATGTTTTAACTTCGCATAAGGTTGATACTTCTTATCTTCAGAACTGTGAAAAAACAGGCTCAGGTATTTCTGTTGCTATCATGGATGATGATGGCGACTACGGAGCTGTTATTGTTGGTGGTGCAAACGTTCAGATTGATAATAGCGTTTTTTCGAATGAGACTCTATGGAAGGACGTAGGAATGCTAATCCTGCAGAATGAAGTTGCTGAAGAAACAAATCTTATTGCCGCAAGAGAAGCAAAAAAACGTGGAATAAAAGTCTGCATAAATGCTGCTCCAGTTAAGGTTATGAATCCTGAACTCCTCAAAATGATAGATATCCTTGTGGTAAATGAAGTAGAAGCGACATCTATATGTAAAATCAAGGTTGATAGCTTACATTCTGCATTGGATGCCTGCTTACAGCTTGTAAAAGATTTCCCTTATGTTGTGGTTACTGCAGGCGGTAATGGAGTTGCATATGCAGCATCAGATGGATCTAAAGGAACGGTAGAAGCTCTTAAGATTACACTGATTAGTACACATGGGGCTGGTGATTGCTTTGTTGGAGCTCTATGTTCAAGACTTGTAAACAACGAATCTATTGCTGAGTCAGTGATTTTTGCAAATAAAATTGCAGCAGAACATGTATCAACAACCCACGAAGATCTTGTCTTAAACTAG
- a CDS encoding DUF6444 domain-containing protein — MDLKELKKQVDKITLELKNKASDELSPLIESQSVLINVILEMSTGILAQNERLTATITDLQENIKELRGQLNMDSHNSSKPPSSDGYKKPNKARSLRKPTGRKPGGQK, encoded by the coding sequence GTGGATTTAAAGGAACTGAAAAAGCAGGTAGACAAAATAACATTGGAGCTTAAGAACAAAGCTTCAGACGAACTGTCGCCTTTAATTGAATCACAGTCAGTTCTGATAAATGTAATTTTGGAAATGAGCACAGGTATTCTAGCTCAGAATGAAAGACTTACAGCAACGATAACTGATTTGCAGGAAAACATAAAAGAGCTGCGCGGACAGTTGAATATGGATTCCCATAACAGTTCAAAACCACCATCAAGTGACGGTTATAAGAAGCCAAATAAGGCAAGAAGTCTGAGAAAGCCAACAGGCAGAAAGCCAGGTGGGCAGAAATGA